The genome window AAAATACAGTTCTATACAAGAACTGTATCCTTTATAAGAATAAAGTATTGTTTAATTTTTTTATTGACTAACTAAATAATTAACTCCATTTCTTTAACCCGGTTAGATCAAGTACTATAATTTGTTTTCTACCAACTTCTACTAAATTATCATCTTTAAAATCACTTAGAATCCTAGTAATGGTTTCTCTAGAAGTACCAATCAGATTAGAAAATTCTTTTCTAGTTAATGAAAGCTCCAACTCAATACCTTTATCAGTTTCTTTTCCATACTCTTCAGCTAATTTAACTAGCATACTTGCTGTTCTACCACGAGTATCTTTTAAACCTAAATCCCTTATTTTCATTTGTGCTTGTCTTAACCTTTTACTCATAACATCTAGAATTTTTATCGAAATTTCAGGATTCCTTTTGATAAGTTTATTTACATCT of Selenihalanaerobacter shriftii contains these proteins:
- a CDS encoding Crp/Fnr family transcriptional regulator; this translates as KKIPFFSSLSYDELKQIDDLIIMRKYKKGMFVFLEDEPGEALFFIKSGQIKLSKMLETGEEQILQILKADDIFAEVVLFDQGPYPATAEVIEDAKIGMIKSEDVNKLIKRNPEISIKILDVMSKRLRQAQMKIRDLGLKDTRGRTASMLVKLAEEYGKETDKGIELELSLTRKEFSNLIGTSRETITRILSDFKDDNLVEVGRKQIIVLDLTGLKKWS